One stretch of Pirellulales bacterium DNA includes these proteins:
- the hpnH gene encoding adenosyl-hopene transferase HpnH has translation MRFPLSLTRTMASYLLRKRLAGADKYPLVLMLEPLHACNLTCTGCGRIREYVSTIKDKLTVDECLASVDECGAPIVSICGGEPMIYPAIEELVAKILERKKHVYLCTNGMFIRKKIAGFKPTPRFFFNVHLDGMEESHDLAVERKGVFEEAVDGIKVAKEHGFLVCTNTTIYKETNMNEIAVLLAYLTELGVDGFMMSPAYGYDAVQRTNPDGAQQIFMTRDDVHKKFREAKQLLKRFKLNTSPIYLEFLRGERELQCAAWANPTRNIRGWKGPCYLITDTHHKTYDDLVQLTDWSKLGRGNDPRCEHCMVHCGFEPAAVLGVNKRLGDTLKMALWQLT, from the coding sequence ATGCGGTTTCCGCTTTCGCTGACACGCACGATGGCGTCGTACCTGCTGCGCAAGCGCTTGGCCGGCGCAGACAAGTACCCGCTGGTGCTGATGCTGGAGCCGTTGCACGCCTGCAACCTGACGTGTACCGGCTGCGGACGCATTCGCGAGTACGTGAGCACGATCAAGGACAAGCTCACGGTCGACGAGTGCCTGGCCAGCGTCGACGAATGCGGCGCGCCGATCGTCAGCATCTGCGGCGGTGAGCCGATGATCTATCCGGCCATCGAGGAGCTGGTGGCCAAGATCCTGGAGCGCAAGAAGCACGTCTACTTGTGTACCAACGGCATGTTCATCCGCAAGAAGATCGCCGGCTTCAAGCCGACGCCGCGATTCTTCTTCAACGTCCACCTGGACGGCATGGAAGAATCGCACGATTTGGCCGTCGAGCGCAAGGGCGTCTTCGAAGAAGCCGTCGACGGAATCAAGGTGGCCAAGGAGCACGGCTTCCTGGTGTGTACGAACACGACGATCTACAAGGAAACCAACATGAACGAAATCGCCGTTCTGTTGGCTTACCTGACCGAGTTGGGGGTCGACGGCTTCATGATGTCGCCGGCCTACGGCTATGACGCCGTGCAGCGCACGAATCCTGACGGCGCGCAACAGATCTTCATGACCCGCGACGACGTCCACAAGAAATTCCGCGAGGCCAAGCAGTTGCTGAAGCGGTTCAAGCTGAACACGTCGCCGATCTATTTGGAATTCCTCCGCGGCGAGCGCGAATTGCAATGCGCCGCCTGGGCCAATCCCACCCGCAATATCCGCGGTTGGAAAGGCCCCTGCTACCTGATTACCGACACGCACCATAAGACCTACGACGACCTGGTGCAGTTGACCGATTGGAGCAAGCTCGGCCGGGGCAACGACCCGCGCTGCGAGCATTGCATGGTCCACTGCGGCTTCGAGCCGGCCGCCGTGCTGGGCGTGAACAAGCGCCTGGGCGACACGCTGAAAATGGCCCTCTGGCAGTTGACGTAA
- a CDS encoding DUF6768 family protein, with translation MSSEDKIIAALNRLDDGQDVDTLSGVLADMTRRQSFFLRAAPAVGILAFMGLAIFAVARFFAVQDVQAWIGYATLFVASLIAMALMKLWLYLVWVRNSLMREIKRLELRSLSSRSL, from the coding sequence ATGAGTAGCGAAGACAAAATCATAGCGGCCTTGAATCGGTTGGACGACGGCCAGGACGTGGATACGTTGAGCGGAGTGTTGGCCGACATGACGCGGCGCCAATCGTTTTTTTTACGCGCGGCTCCGGCCGTAGGAATATTGGCCTTCATGGGTCTGGCCATTTTCGCGGTCGCGCGGTTTTTCGCCGTCCAGGACGTGCAAGCGTGGATTGGCTACGCGACGCTGTTCGTCGCCAGCCTAATCGCAATGGCGCTCATGAAGCTTTGGCTGTACCTGGTGTGGGTGCGCAACTCGCTGATGCGCGAGATCAAGCGTCTCGAGCTGCGGAGTCTGTCGAGCAGATCTCTATGA
- a CDS encoding RNA polymerase sigma factor — MTQIFCSQSLLYPCAQKDPFRREPASLVRQHNDRHMAEPAHQVLTELLVLRAQAGHADAIGLLVRLWHERLLWHAQRLAGRDDDAGDVLQDAWMDIARGLNGLEDPARFGAWAYRIVTRRCALGIRRQQRRREVERQVAAADVSTNDCAATVDAVDDVRAALRQLPGEQKAILELRYVEDFNISQIAEALGIAAGTVKSRLFHAREHLRAILAKKEIS, encoded by the coding sequence GTGACCCAGATCTTTTGTTCACAGTCCTTACTTTATCCCTGCGCGCAAAAAGATCCCTTCCGTCGTGAACCGGCCAGCCTCGTCAGACAACATAATGACAGGCATATGGCTGAACCTGCACATCAGGTACTGACGGAATTGCTGGTCCTCCGCGCTCAGGCAGGGCACGCTGACGCGATCGGCCTGCTCGTGCGCCTTTGGCACGAACGCCTGCTGTGGCATGCGCAACGGCTCGCAGGGCGTGACGACGACGCCGGCGACGTTCTACAGGATGCCTGGATGGACATCGCCCGTGGATTGAACGGCTTGGAGGATCCGGCCCGATTCGGCGCTTGGGCCTATCGAATTGTGACGCGGCGCTGCGCGTTGGGAATACGTCGGCAACAGCGGCGACGCGAAGTGGAGCGACAGGTAGCCGCTGCGGATGTGTCGACAAACGACTGCGCGGCGACCGTCGATGCCGTCGACGACGTTCGCGCCGCACTGCGGCAATTACCTGGGGAGCAGAAGGCCATTTTGGAATTGCGATACGTCGAGGATTTCAACATCAGTCAAATCGCCGAGGCGCTGGGCATCGCCGCCGGCACGGTCAAATCGCGCTTGTTCCACGCCCGCGAACACTTGCGCGCGATTCTTGCGAAGAAGGAGATTTCATGA
- a CDS encoding HEAT repeat domain-containing protein: MRRLIWLVVCLCFAATWPQLLAAQEPDVAKLTAALDGASAEQAADGLARLGPRAKAAVPALTKALDNANADVRWRSARALGSIGRDASSAVPALAKHLSDKEAAMRTQCVAALGKIGASDEKSIAAMSKCVVDDEPHVRRAAIQALRRLKPDPKAIIPSLLQVMHDAQPDVAMSAMAALSDMGEMAVPALIDSLSNKTSRHWAAVVLAEIGPKAADAAPALTGLVKDPEPEVRMQAIIALGQIGGAAAKTAVPAIIDALQDSEPAVRYGAAFALGKLRAQEAADALDKLTKSDDATLKLVAVWAMARIHPDDPAAVRSAMEAIAEAIRSEDPQLSRTAARALAEIDGSGASLTPAIKAALDEMDPTVIEHVMEALATVGAEAVPVLTAALTDEKTRSAAVRALGQIGPEAKAAAPGLTALLNEKDNELVSDAALALAAIGPDSAKAVPALAGLLSKDDPGCRYAAVLALGRIGPTAKSTVPALQKQISKEPMLAIASVWAIKRIDPTNRALAPTALPVLTKLVTAKDEILRVQAAGALGDLGPEARDAVPLLKKMLDDPHEEVRRTATEALAKIQGTAPDKAPAAPGKAPTAPSKSAPTKGR; encoded by the coding sequence ATGCGCCGCCTGATTTGGCTCGTTGTCTGCCTCTGTTTTGCGGCGACCTGGCCGCAGTTGCTGGCGGCGCAAGAGCCGGACGTGGCGAAGCTGACCGCCGCGCTCGACGGCGCTTCGGCGGAACAAGCGGCAGACGGCCTGGCGCGGTTAGGACCGCGCGCGAAAGCGGCCGTGCCCGCCTTGACCAAGGCGCTCGACAATGCCAATGCCGACGTGCGTTGGCGATCAGCCCGGGCCCTTGGCTCGATCGGCCGCGATGCGTCGTCGGCCGTGCCAGCGCTCGCGAAGCATTTGAGCGACAAGGAAGCTGCCATGCGGACGCAATGCGTGGCGGCCCTAGGCAAGATTGGCGCCTCGGATGAGAAGTCCATTGCCGCGATGAGCAAATGCGTCGTCGACGACGAACCGCACGTGCGGCGTGCCGCGATCCAGGCGCTGCGACGTCTGAAGCCTGATCCCAAGGCGATTATTCCCAGCCTGTTGCAGGTCATGCACGACGCGCAGCCCGACGTCGCCATGTCGGCGATGGCCGCGCTGTCGGACATGGGCGAGATGGCCGTTCCGGCTCTGATCGACTCGCTATCGAACAAGACCTCGCGCCATTGGGCTGCGGTCGTGTTGGCCGAGATCGGACCCAAGGCTGCCGATGCGGCGCCGGCCCTGACGGGACTGGTCAAGGACCCCGAACCGGAAGTCCGCATGCAGGCGATCATCGCCTTGGGCCAGATCGGCGGAGCGGCCGCGAAGACCGCCGTGCCGGCGATCATCGACGCATTGCAGGATTCCGAGCCGGCCGTGCGCTACGGGGCGGCTTTCGCGCTAGGTAAGTTGCGTGCCCAGGAAGCGGCCGATGCCCTCGATAAGCTGACCAAGTCGGACGACGCCACGCTCAAGCTCGTGGCCGTGTGGGCGATGGCGCGGATCCATCCCGACGATCCCGCGGCCGTGCGCAGCGCGATGGAAGCCATCGCCGAGGCGATCCGCAGCGAAGATCCGCAACTGAGCCGCACCGCGGCCCGGGCCTTGGCCGAGATCGACGGTTCGGGCGCTTCACTCACGCCGGCCATCAAGGCGGCGCTCGACGAGATGGACCCCACGGTCATCGAACATGTCATGGAGGCGCTGGCCACGGTCGGTGCCGAAGCGGTGCCAGTTCTGACCGCCGCTCTAACCGATGAAAAGACGCGCAGTGCCGCCGTCCGAGCCCTGGGACAAATCGGTCCCGAGGCAAAGGCCGCGGCGCCCGGCCTCACGGCCCTGCTAAACGAGAAGGATAACGAGTTGGTCAGCGACGCGGCGCTCGCGCTCGCCGCGATCGGCCCCGATTCCGCGAAGGCCGTGCCGGCACTCGCCGGACTGTTGTCGAAGGATGACCCAGGCTGCCGATACGCCGCGGTGCTGGCCCTGGGGCGCATCGGACCGACCGCCAAGAGCACGGTGCCGGCGCTACAGAAGCAAATCAGCAAGGAGCCGATGTTGGCGATCGCCAGCGTGTGGGCGATCAAGCGGATCGATCCAACGAATCGGGCACTCGCGCCCACGGCGCTTCCGGTTCTCACGAAACTCGTGACCGCCAAGGATGAAATCCTGCGCGTGCAGGCCGCCGGCGCGCTGGGCGATCTCGGTCCGGAAGCACGCGACGCTGTGCCGCTCTTGAAAAAGATGCTCGACGATCCGCACGAGGAAGTCCGCCGCACAGCGACCGAAGCCCTGGCAAAGATTCAGGGGACGGCGCCGGACAAGGCTCCGGCCGCTCCGGGCAAAGCGCCGACCGCTCCCAGCAAAAGCGCACCGACCAAGGGGCGGTAG
- a CDS encoding DUF1080 domain-containing protein: protein MMNRRITRALLYLLGACLLSSSARGAETVKLFDGRTLTGWEGNLEMFRVQDGAIVGGMLDKRIPRNEFLCTTREYRDFELNARFKVLGKGANAGIQFRSKRVPNHHEVSGYQADLGDGWWGSLYDESRRNKILVKADLDAVDKVLKRDDWNDYRILAVGKRIQLWINGLATVDYTEPDDSIPQTGVIGLQIHGGPPSEAWYKDITIVEK from the coding sequence ATGATGAATCGCCGCATTACTCGAGCGCTACTGTACCTGCTGGGGGCCTGTTTGCTTAGCTCTTCGGCGCGCGGCGCCGAAACCGTCAAACTCTTCGACGGCCGGACATTAACGGGCTGGGAAGGGAACCTGGAGATGTTCCGCGTCCAGGACGGTGCGATCGTCGGCGGCATGTTGGACAAGCGCATCCCGCGCAACGAATTTCTGTGTACCACGCGCGAATACCGCGATTTCGAACTCAATGCCAGGTTCAAGGTGTTGGGCAAGGGAGCCAATGCCGGCATCCAATTTCGTAGCAAGCGGGTTCCCAACCATCACGAGGTATCCGGCTATCAGGCCGACCTGGGCGACGGCTGGTGGGGCTCGCTATACGACGAGTCGCGCCGCAACAAGATTCTGGTAAAGGCCGACCTGGACGCCGTCGACAAAGTGCTCAAACGCGACGACTGGAACGACTACCGCATTCTGGCCGTCGGCAAGCGGATCCAACTGTGGATCAACGGCCTGGCCACGGTCGATTACACCGAGCCGGATGATTCGATCCCGCAAACCGGCGTTATCGGCCTGCAAATCCACGGCGGCCCGCCCAGCGAAGCCTGGTACAAGGACATCACGATCGTAGAGAAATGA
- a CDS encoding DinB family protein yields the protein MSTLSTVIETIKFNRDRTLKTLSTVDAEPNPRSVLAWRPGPGRAHIGWQLMHIGITEELFASDRLGKPKPPAYAEYFARFKGGSTPDDDVPTPDFIRRVLGETRERLLATLGQLDENGLDVIPDGLLKERGWSLRTALQVIAWHEPHHQGQAHITYNLYKAATK from the coding sequence ATGAGCACGCTGTCGACCGTCATTGAAACGATCAAGTTCAACCGCGATCGCACCCTCAAGACACTATCCACCGTCGATGCGGAGCCGAACCCTCGCTCCGTTCTGGCCTGGCGCCCGGGGCCGGGCCGGGCACACATCGGGTGGCAACTGATGCATATTGGCATTACCGAGGAGCTGTTCGCCAGCGACCGCCTGGGCAAACCGAAGCCGCCGGCTTACGCCGAATACTTCGCGCGTTTCAAAGGCGGCAGCACTCCCGACGACGATGTACCAACGCCCGATTTCATTCGCCGCGTGCTGGGCGAAACGCGCGAACGACTGCTAGCGACCCTCGGGCAGCTCGATGAGAATGGGCTCGACGTGATCCCCGATGGCCTGCTGAAAGAGCGCGGTTGGTCGCTGCGGACGGCCTTGCAGGTGATCGCCTGGCACGAACCGCATCACCAAGGGCAGGCGCACATCACGTACAATCTGTACAAGGCCGCGACGAAGTAG
- a CDS encoding magnesium chelatase, with product MTTSTVRPANLHELRESGWVSKTVKREIYDNFMARLAEDEELFPGIVGYENTVVPEINLALIAQHDMLFLGEKGQAKSRLMRSLVRFLDDEIPYIDIPEAPLHDDPFHPISGVCKRFLAETPEGRVPIGWWPRSERYAERLAPGTKFADIIGEIDPAKLAGGTSMSAEEALHFGLIPRMHRGIFAMNELPELDELVQVGLFNILEERDVQIRGFPVKFDIDVLILFSANPATYNRSGKVIPQLKDRIGSVIHTHYPLERDLGIQIMQQEAGIDLEGDFPVVVPYFMREIIEEISIVARRSKYVDHQSGVSARFSIANYRTLVASARQRGARLGERPAVPRISDLGHIYSSSLGKLELDMMGSHQMSERQVLDAIVAEAIRNVFEQYVDRHGLEEIAKIFGDGVKIEVGDMLPSAAYAQRLQRVPPAWDKAFEVNASSDPAVRASCVEFVLAGLYATDRISRAQQRGRITYEL from the coding sequence ATGACGACCTCGACTGTCCGCCCCGCCAACTTGCACGAGCTGCGCGAGAGCGGCTGGGTCTCGAAAACCGTCAAGCGCGAGATCTACGATAACTTCATGGCCCGGCTGGCCGAGGACGAGGAGCTGTTTCCCGGCATCGTCGGTTACGAGAACACGGTCGTTCCCGAAATCAACCTGGCCCTCATCGCGCAGCATGACATGCTGTTCCTGGGCGAAAAGGGACAGGCCAAGAGCCGGCTGATGCGATCCCTGGTACGGTTCCTCGACGACGAGATTCCCTACATCGATATTCCCGAGGCGCCGTTGCACGACGATCCGTTTCACCCGATCAGCGGCGTTTGCAAACGCTTTCTGGCCGAAACGCCCGAAGGACGCGTGCCGATCGGTTGGTGGCCACGCAGCGAGCGCTATGCCGAACGACTGGCGCCCGGCACCAAGTTCGCCGACATCATCGGCGAAATCGATCCCGCGAAACTCGCCGGCGGTACCAGCATGTCGGCCGAAGAGGCTTTGCACTTCGGGCTGATTCCGCGCATGCACCGCGGCATCTTCGCCATGAACGAACTGCCCGAACTGGACGAGCTGGTTCAGGTGGGCCTGTTTAACATCCTGGAAGAGCGCGACGTGCAGATTCGCGGCTTTCCGGTGAAGTTCGATATCGACGTGCTGATTCTCTTCTCGGCCAACCCGGCGACGTACAACCGCAGCGGCAAGGTGATCCCGCAATTGAAGGACCGCATCGGGTCGGTCATCCACACGCACTATCCGCTCGAGCGCGACCTGGGCATCCAGATCATGCAGCAAGAGGCGGGCATCGACCTGGAGGGCGATTTCCCCGTCGTGGTCCCGTACTTCATGCGCGAAATCATCGAGGAGATCAGCATCGTCGCCCGGCGCTCGAAATACGTCGATCATCAATCAGGCGTGAGCGCGCGGTTCAGCATCGCGAACTATCGCACCCTGGTCGCGAGCGCCCGGCAGCGCGGGGCCCGGCTGGGCGAGCGACCCGCGGTCCCCCGGATCAGCGACCTGGGGCACATCTACTCGTCGTCACTGGGCAAACTGGAACTCGACATGATGGGGAGCCATCAAATGTCCGAGCGGCAAGTGCTCGACGCCATCGTGGCCGAGGCGATCCGCAACGTCTTCGAACAATACGTCGACCGGCACGGACTGGAGGAGATCGCCAAGATCTTCGGCGACGGCGTGAAGATCGAAGTTGGCGACATGCTCCCATCGGCCGCTTACGCCCAGCGGTTGCAGCGCGTGCCGCCCGCCTGGGACAAGGCTTTCGAGGTCAACGCGTCGAGTGATCCGGCGGTGCGGGCCTCGTGCGTCGAATTCGTGCTTGCCGGGCTCTACGCGACCGACCGTATCTCGCGCGCTCAGCAGCGCGGGCGGATCACGTACGAGTTGTGA
- a CDS encoding GNAT family N-acetyltransferase: protein MRRLERRDFPRAKAVLGRAFCDYNLMVYAQPRDKRRGPAVAHLYGALLWDCLARGEAYANADFTGITAWLRPGTDIPNFWQQVQAGMLRLPLGFGLRGFRRLLDYDEVGRRMHHQYAAEPHWYLAAIGVEPGQQGRGIGSSLMSPMLAQADAQGVACWLDTHQEQNVRLYERHGFQVAERTAPRGHDIPVYGMLRPPQPRA from the coding sequence ATGCGGCGGCTTGAGCGAAGAGATTTTCCGCGCGCCAAGGCGGTGCTAGGCCGCGCGTTTTGCGATTACAACCTGATGGTTTATGCGCAGCCACGTGACAAACGCCGTGGACCTGCGGTGGCGCATCTCTACGGTGCCCTCTTGTGGGATTGCCTCGCGCGCGGCGAGGCGTATGCGAATGCCGATTTCACAGGCATCACCGCCTGGCTGCGGCCAGGCACCGACATTCCCAACTTTTGGCAGCAAGTGCAGGCCGGCATGTTGCGGCTGCCCCTGGGATTCGGATTGCGCGGCTTCCGTCGACTGCTCGATTACGACGAAGTCGGTCGGCGGATGCACCACCAGTACGCCGCCGAGCCACATTGGTATCTGGCGGCCATCGGGGTCGAGCCCGGCCAGCAAGGCCGCGGCATCGGCAGCAGCTTGATGAGCCCCATGCTGGCCCAGGCCGACGCCCAAGGAGTAGCCTGCTGGCTCGACACGCATCAGGAACAGAACGTCCGGCTTTACGAGCGGCACGGCTTTCAGGTTGCCGAGCGCACGGCGCCGCGCGGGCACGACATCCCCGTTTATGGAATGCTCCGCCCGCCACAACCACGAGCGTAG
- a CDS encoding TfoX/Sxy family protein, whose protein sequence is MPYSHSLAERVRTALVRERGITERRMFGGLGFLLRGNICVALWRDGLVVRVGPDAYHEALESPFVAEFDVTGRPMTGWVVVAGDGLDAEQDLRDWINRGLGFVRSLPAKKSK, encoded by the coding sequence ATGCCGTACAGCCATTCGCTGGCCGAACGCGTCCGGACCGCGCTTGTGCGCGAACGGGGCATTACCGAGCGGAGAATGTTCGGCGGCCTTGGCTTTCTCCTGCGTGGTAACATCTGCGTCGCGCTCTGGCGCGACGGCCTTGTTGTGCGGGTCGGGCCTGACGCTTATCACGAAGCGCTAGAGTCTCCCTTTGTCGCTGAGTTCGACGTCACCGGCCGGCCGATGACCGGCTGGGTCGTCGTCGCGGGTGATGGACTCGACGCCGAGCAGGATTTGCGCGACTGGATCAATCGCGGGCTGGGATTCGTACGGTCGTTGCCCGCGAAGAAATCTAAATAG
- a CDS encoding MoaD/ThiS family protein has protein sequence MATVFFPPQMRDLTGGVSQMTASGGTLREVLRQLDGECPGLFDRVVVSDAIAPGLAVSIDGSMTSRLLTPIRATSEIHFLPAIGGG, from the coding sequence ATGGCCACCGTATTCTTTCCGCCGCAGATGCGTGATCTGACGGGCGGTGTCTCGCAGATGACCGCCAGTGGTGGGACGCTGCGCGAAGTGTTGCGGCAGCTCGACGGCGAGTGCCCCGGCTTGTTCGACCGCGTGGTGGTTAGCGACGCGATCGCGCCCGGCCTGGCCGTTTCGATCGATGGCTCGATGACCTCACGGCTCTTGACGCCCATCCGAGCGACGAGCGAAATTCATTTCCTGCCTGCCATCGGCGGCGGGTGA
- a CDS encoding xanthine dehydrogenase family protein molybdopterin-binding subunit encodes MATDTPPKSKSKEPAATNGAAARYKVIGTRPVRHDGVDKVTGRAIYGADVQMAGLVHGRILRSPHAHARIKSIDTSAAEKLPGVVAVATGRDFPNLKDKIADLGEGAVNLAHLSANCLAHDKALYRGHAVAAVAATSPHVAEEAIKLIRIEYEPLPAVTWVLDAMKDDAPLLHDNVFTNEMGKIGTTPTNVSMHLHFEKGDVGKGFAEADLVIEREFKTASVHQGYIEPHVSTALWNHDGHVTIWTSTQGAFSARAQTAELLQIPVSQVTVVPCEIGGGFGGKITVYLEPVAAILSRKCGRPVKMIMSRADVFEGTGPTPGSFMRVKLGAKKDGRLTAGEAWLAYDAGAYPGGMIGPGCMCVFSCYELANARVDGYDVVLNKPKTAAYRAPGATQAAFACESVIDELAEKLNIDPIEIRLKNAAKEGTRRVDGPIYPRIGFIETLEAAKNSEHWRSKLTGPHRGRGIASGFWFNIGLKSSAAANVNSDGTVTLIEGSTDIGGTRTSIAMQLAETLGIAAEDVHPQVADTDSVGYTDVTGGSRTTFATGLAAYNVGLDLREQMAARAALLWECKPADVKWEDGSFRGPGGKAISFKELAGKLNQTGGPVVGRATVDPEGPSNGFGTHIVDVEVDPDTGKVTILRYTAIQDAGKAIHPSYVEGQMQGGSVQGIGWALNEEYFYDDSGRMRNASYLDYRMPTAFDLPMIDTIIVEVPNPAHPYGVRGVGETPIVAPPAAIANAIARAIGRRLQELPMSPPKVWKAMQEKK; translated from the coding sequence ATGGCCACTGATACGCCTCCGAAAAGCAAGTCGAAAGAACCGGCCGCCACGAATGGTGCTGCCGCCAGGTACAAAGTGATTGGCACCCGGCCGGTGCGCCACGACGGTGTCGACAAGGTAACCGGCCGCGCGATTTACGGCGCCGACGTGCAGATGGCGGGCCTGGTGCATGGCCGCATACTGCGCAGCCCTCACGCGCATGCCCGTATTAAGTCGATCGACACGAGCGCCGCCGAAAAGCTGCCCGGCGTCGTGGCCGTCGCCACAGGGCGCGACTTTCCCAACCTGAAGGACAAGATCGCCGACCTGGGCGAGGGCGCGGTCAACCTGGCCCACTTGAGCGCCAACTGCCTGGCGCATGACAAGGCGCTGTACCGGGGGCACGCCGTGGCGGCGGTTGCTGCCACGAGCCCGCATGTGGCCGAAGAAGCGATCAAACTGATCCGCATCGAATACGAGCCGCTGCCGGCGGTGACGTGGGTGCTCGACGCCATGAAAGACGATGCGCCGCTCTTGCACGATAACGTGTTCACCAACGAGATGGGCAAGATCGGCACGACGCCGACCAACGTCTCGATGCACCTGCACTTCGAAAAGGGAGATGTGGGAAAGGGCTTTGCCGAAGCCGACCTCGTGATCGAGCGCGAGTTCAAGACCGCCAGCGTCCACCAGGGCTACATCGAGCCGCATGTTTCGACGGCGCTGTGGAATCACGACGGGCATGTCACGATCTGGACCTCGACGCAAGGGGCGTTTAGCGCCCGGGCGCAAACCGCCGAGCTGCTGCAAATTCCTGTCTCGCAGGTCACCGTGGTGCCCTGCGAAATCGGCGGTGGCTTCGGCGGCAAGATCACGGTCTATCTCGAACCCGTGGCCGCCATTCTCAGCCGCAAATGCGGCCGGCCGGTAAAGATGATCATGTCGCGAGCCGACGTCTTCGAAGGGACCGGTCCCACGCCCGGATCTTTCATGCGTGTGAAGCTCGGCGCCAAGAAAGACGGCCGCCTGACCGCCGGCGAAGCGTGGCTGGCCTATGACGCGGGCGCTTATCCGGGCGGCATGATCGGCCCGGGCTGCATGTGCGTCTTTAGTTGTTATGAACTGGCCAACGCGCGCGTCGATGGTTACGACGTCGTGCTCAACAAGCCGAAAACCGCGGCCTATCGCGCGCCCGGCGCCACGCAGGCCGCCTTCGCCTGCGAATCGGTGATCGACGAGTTGGCCGAAAAGCTGAACATCGATCCGATCGAGATCCGCCTGAAAAACGCCGCCAAGGAAGGGACCCGCCGCGTCGATGGGCCGATCTATCCGCGGATTGGGTTTATCGAGACGCTCGAAGCGGCCAAGAACAGCGAGCATTGGCGCTCCAAGCTCACCGGCCCGCATCGCGGCCGCGGCATCGCCAGCGGATTCTGGTTCAATATCGGGTTGAAAAGCAGCGCCGCCGCCAATGTCAATTCCGACGGCACGGTAACGCTTATCGAAGGTTCCACCGACATCGGTGGCACGCGCACCAGCATCGCCATGCAACTGGCCGAAACGCTGGGCATCGCGGCCGAGGATGTCCATCCGCAAGTTGCTGACACCGACAGCGTCGGCTACACCGACGTCACCGGCGGCAGCCGCACGACGTTCGCCACCGGCCTGGCGGCCTACAATGTCGGCCTTGATCTGCGCGAGCAGATGGCCGCGCGGGCGGCACTCTTGTGGGAGTGCAAGCCGGCCGACGTGAAATGGGAAGACGGCAGCTTCCGCGGCCCCGGCGGCAAAGCAATCTCGTTCAAGGAACTGGCCGGAAAGCTGAATCAAACCGGCGGGCCCGTCGTCGGCCGCGCCACGGTCGATCCCGAAGGACCCAGCAACGGCTTCGGCACACACATCGTGGATGTCGAGGTCGACCCCGATACGGGCAAGGTCACGATCCTGCGATATACCGCCATCCAGGATGCCGGCAAGGCGATCCATCCCAGTTATGTCGAAGGGCAGATGCAAGGCGGCAGCGTGCAAGGGATCGGCTGGGCGCTGAACGAAGAATACTTCTACGACGACTCCGGGCGTATGCGCAACGCGAGCTACCTGGATTACCGCATGCCGACGGCGTTCGACCTGCCGATGATCGACACGATCATCGTCGAAGTGCCGAATCCCGCGCACCCGTACGGCGTGCGCGGCGTGGGCGAAACGCCCATCGTCGCCCCGCCGGCCGCGATCGCGAACGCCATTGCCCGTGCGATCGGACGTCGCTTGCAAGAGCTACCCATGTCGCCCCCGAAGGTATGGAAAGCGATGCAGGAGAAGAAGTAG
- a CDS encoding (2Fe-2S)-binding protein: MVKKAHVSTTINGEAIEFLCEPRQSLLEVLRDTLELTGSKEGCNNGNCGACTVMLDGVPVNSCLVLAVEAEGAKIGTIEGMADQAHLHPLQQCFLEGAALQCGICTPGFLMAAKALLDHNPQPTEKDIRFELAGNLCRCTGYDKIVRAVQEAAAALQESSR, encoded by the coding sequence GTGGTGAAGAAAGCACACGTCTCGACGACGATTAATGGCGAAGCGATCGAGTTTCTTTGCGAGCCGCGCCAAAGCTTGCTCGAGGTTTTGCGTGACACACTGGAGCTCACCGGCTCGAAGGAAGGCTGCAACAACGGCAACTGCGGCGCCTGCACCGTCATGCTCGATGGCGTGCCGGTCAACAGTTGCCTGGTGCTGGCCGTCGAGGCCGAGGGCGCCAAGATCGGCACGATCGAAGGAATGGCCGACCAGGCGCACCTGCACCCCTTGCAGCAATGCTTCCTGGAAGGGGCCGCGCTGCAATGCGGGATCTGCACGCCCGGCTTTCTGATGGCGGCCAAGGCGCTGCTCGACCATAATCCGCAGCCTACGGAGAAAGATATTCGTTTCGAGCTGGCGGGCAATCTGTGCCGCTGCACTGGCTACGACAAGATCGTCCGCGCCGTGCAAGAGGCCGCCGCGGCTTTACAGGAGAGTTCACGCTGA